A stretch of Malus sylvestris chromosome 11, drMalSylv7.2, whole genome shotgun sequence DNA encodes these proteins:
- the LOC126589653 gene encoding tRNA ligase 1-like: protein MWASQRIIYALALAPPLSSSSAFVSGIFLFLRSSSPSSAHPRFLPPSLSLSSSISLPHSSMPYNQQRGGRTEQKWTQKQKTDSPSMSTGDSSAAVTNRVGELSLTGSNGQANASVEPTQFGKFQLANQGPVQGQKGIWMPKSYVTVSGAKAVEVEANVDESTVGTQGNGAGQAAAQKTRVGLSKLFNGNLLENFTVDNSTYAQVQIRATFYPKFENEKTDGEIRTRMIEMVSNGLATLEVSLKHSGSLFMYAGNKGGAYAKNSFGNIYTAVGVFVLGRMFREAWGREAPKMQEEFNDFLERNRMCISMELVTAVLGDHGQRPKEDFAVVTAVTDLGNGKPKFYSTPEIIAFCRKWRLPTNHVWLFSTRKSVTSFFAAFDALCEEGTATPVCMALNEVADISIPGSKDHVNEQGEILEGIVARIVSQESSEHVEKVLKDFPPPPMDGAGLDLGPSARDICAANRSSEKQQIKALLEGVGSSFCPDHSDWFGVGAGDDHSRNADKSVLSKLLQSHPADFSTTKLQEMIRLMKEKRFPAAFKCYHDYHKIDSISNDNLFYKMVIHVHSDSAFRRYQKEMRSKPGLWPLYRGFFVDINLFKASKERAAEIAKGKSSIVEDGNNGMPGKYGLADEDANLMIKLKFLTYKLRTFLIRNGLSILFKEGTAAYKTYYERQMKIWNTSEPKKRELRKMLDEWAVYIRRKCGNKPLSSSVYLSEAEPFLEQYAKRSPQNQSLIGSAGNFVRAEDFLAIVEGGRDEEGDLEREQEVAPSSPSASGRDTIPKAEGLIVFFPGLPGSAKSALCKELLQDPGRMGDDRPIQSLMGDLIKGKYWQKVAEERKKKPYSIMLADKNAPNEEVWRQIEHMCNSTRASAVPVVPDSEGTDSNPFSLDALAIFMFRVLQRANHPGNLDKESPNAGYVLLMFYHLYEGKSRREFDGELVERFGSLVKMPLLKSDRNPLPDPVKNILEEGINLYKLHTAKHGRLESTKGTYAKEWAKWEKQLRDILFGNAEYLNSVQVPFESAVKEVSEQLKKVAKGEYKTPDTGKRKFGAIVFAAVSLPVMEVSGLLDSLAVKHSEAEAFLKDKHLDKLNKAHVTLAHKRSHGVTAVASYGTFLHKTVPVDITKLFFSDKMAAFGASLGSVEGERVVSKNEWPHVTLWTAEGVPAKDANNLPQLHSEGKATCIAIDPPATIDGTLEFY, encoded by the exons ATGTGGGCGTCGCAGAGAATCATCTATGCTCTCGCTCTCGCTCCTCCCCTCTCGTCTTCGTCAGCCTTCGTTTCCGGAATTTTCCTCTTCCTCCGGTCCTCCTCTCCTTCCTCCGCCCATCCTCGCTTTCTCCCTCCCtcgctttctctctcctcttccatCTCGCTCCCCCATTCCAGCATGCCTTACAACCAG CAAAGGGGTGGGCGTACAGAACAAAAGTGgacacaaaagcaaaagactGACAGCCCGTCCATGTCCACTGGGGATTCTTCAGCAGCTGTCACTAACAGAGTTGGTGAGTTGAGTCTTACTGGAAGCAATGGGCAGGCCAATGCTTCAGTTGAACCCACACAGTTTGGGAAGTTCCAATTGGCAAATCAGGGTCCAGTTCAAGGGCAGAAAGGAATTTGGATGCCTAAATCATATGTGACAGTGAGCGGAGCTAAGGCGGTAGAAGTTGAAGCAAATGTTGATGAAAGTACAGTTGGAACCCAAGGAAATGGAGCTGGACAAGCAGCAGCTCAAAAAACCAGAGTTGGTTTAAGTAAGCTGTTCAATGGTAATCTGTTGGAAAATTTTACTGTGGACAACTCCACTTATGCTCAGGTGCAAATACGAGCTACTTTCTATCCCAAATTTGAAAATGAGAAGACAGATGGGGAG ATTAGGACAAGGATGATAGAGATGGTATCTAACGGCTTGGCTACCTTGGAG GTTTCACTTAAACACTCAGGGTCTCTTTTTATGTACGCCGGTAATAAGGGTGGGGCATATGCCAAAAACAGCTTTGGGAATAT ATATACGGCTGTAGGTGTATTTGTTCTTGGACGGATGTTTCGGGAGGCATGGGGACGTGAAGCACCAAAAATGCAAGAAGAGTTTAATGATTTCCTTGAG AGGAATCGTATGTGCATATCAATGGAACTTGTAACTGCTGTTCTAGGAGACCATGGACAACGCCCGAAAGAAGATTTTG cTGTAGTGACGGCAGTCACAGATTTGGGCAATGGAAAGCCAAAGTTCTACTCAACCCCTGAGATAATTGCTTTCTGTAGAAAATGGCGCCTACCAACAAATCATGTATGGCTGTTCTCAACAAG GAAATCAGTGACATCATTTTTTGCTGCCTTTGATGCACTCTGCGAAGAAGGAACTGCAACACCTGTATGCATGGCTCTTAATGAAGTTGCAGATATATCTATACCAG GTTCAAAAGATCATGTAAACGAGCAGGGTGAAATCTTAGAGGGCATTGTTGCTCGTATTGTAAGCCAGGAAAGCTCAGAACATGTGGAAAAAGTCTTGAAAGATTTCCCTCCTCCACCAATGGATGGAG CTGGTCTTGATTTGGGACCGAGCGCAAGAGATATTTGTGCTGCAAATAGGTCGAGTGAAAAGCAG CAAATAAAAGCGCTTCTTGAGGGTGTTGGCTCCTCTTTTTGCCCTGACCATTCGGACTGGTTTGGAGTTGGAGCTGGTGATGACCATTCCAGAAACGCAGATAAATCTGTGCTATCAAAACTTTTGCAATCTCATCCTGCAGATTTTTCTACCACCAAATTGCAG GAAATGATTCGGTTAATGAAAGAAAAGCGTTTTCCTGCTGCCTTTAAATGTTACCATGACTACCACAAAATTGATTCCATATCAAATGACAACCTTTTCTATAAAATGGTCATCCATGTGCATAGTGACTCCGCATTTAGGCGTTACCAGAAAGAGATGAG GTCTAAGCCAGGACTGTGGCCTTTATATcgag GTTTTTTTGTTGACATTAATTTATTCAAGGCAAGCAAGGAGAGAGCTGCTGAGATAGCAAAAGGCAAAAGCAGCATTGTGGAAGATGGGAACAATGGTATGCCTGGAAAATATGGATTGGCTGATGAAGATGCAAACTTAATGATAAAACTGAAATTTCTTACATACAAG CTGCGAACCTTTTTGATTCGCAATGGTTTGTCAATTCTGTTTAAAGAAGGTACAGCTGCTTACAAGACCTATTACGAGCG GCAAATGAAAATATGGAATACTTCAGAACCAAAGAAGAGGGAACTCAGAAAGATGCTTGATGAATG GGCTGTGTACATACGAAGGAAATGTGGAAACAAACCGCTTTCATCATCAGTTTACCTCAGTGAGGCTGAGCCTTTTCTTGAACAGTATGCAAAACGCAGTCCACAGAATCAGTCTCTCATTGGATCTGCTGGAAACTTTGTAAGGGCTGAAGATTTCCTGGCCATTGTTGAGGGAGGAAGAGATGAAGAGGGTGATCTTGAGAGGGAGCAGGAGGTTGCACCATCAAGCCCCAGTGCCTCAGGCAGGGACACTATCCCAAAGGCTGAGGGTCTGATTGTATTCTTTCCTG GACTACCTGGTTCTGCTAAGTCAGCATTATGCAAGGAACTACTTCAAGACCCAGGAAGAATGGGAGATGATCGACCAATTCAAAGCCTGATGGGTGACCTTATCAAAG GAAAATATTGGCAGAAGGTTGCTGAAGAGCGCAAGAAAAAACCATATTCCATAATGCTTGCAGACAAGAATGCACCAAATGAAGAAGTATGGAGACAG ATTGAACACATGTGCAACAGCACTAGGGCCTCCGCGGTTCCAGTCGTGCCTGATTCTGAAG GAACCGATTCAAATCCATTTTCTCTTGATGCATTAGCAATTTTCATGTTTCGGGTGCTTCAACGTGCTAATCATCCA GGAAACCTTGACAAGGAATCTCCAAATGCTGGCTATGTGCTGCTAATGTTCTATCACCTTTACGAGGGCAAG AGTCGCCGAGAGTTTGATGGGGAATTAGTTGAGCGTTTTGGCTCACTTGTCAAGATGCCGTTGCTGAAGTCTGATAG GAATCCATTACCTGATCCCGTGAAGAATATTCTGGAGGAGGGAATAAATCTATACAAGCTTCACACCGCCAAACATGGAAG ATTGGAGTCGACCAAGGGAACCTATGCAAAGGAGTGGGCTAAATGGGAGAAACAGTTGCGGGATATTTTATTTGGCAATGCTGAGTATCTGAATTCTGTTCAG GTTCCTTTTGAGTCTGCTGTAAAGGAAGTGTCAGAACAGCTGAAAAAGGTCGCAAAAGGTGAGTACAAAACTCCAGATACTGGGAAGAGGAAGTTCGGCGCCATTGTCTTTGCTGCCGTTAGCCTGCCTGTTATGGAAGTCAGTGGTCTGCTTGATAGC TTGGCTGTGAAACATAGTGAAGCCGAAGCTTTCCTCAAAGACAAGCATTTGGATAAACTTAACAAGGCTCATGTTACTCTTGCACACAAGAGAAGTCATGGTGTTACTGCCGTGGCTAGTTACGGAACCTTCCTTCACAAAACGGTCCCTGTGGATATAACTAAGCTTTTCTTCTCGGATAAAATGGCTGCATTTGGAGCCAGCCTTGGGTCTGTCGAAGGTGAAAGAGTAGTGTCTAAAAATGAGTGGCCGCATGTCACCTTATGGACTGCAGAAGGGGTTCCGGCCAAGGACGCCAACAACTTACCCCAATTGCATTCGGAGGGGAAAGCTACCTGCATTGCAATTGACCCACCTGCCACCATTGATGGCACGCTGGAATTTTACTGA